In a single window of the Microbacterium sp. SL75 genome:
- the efp gene encoding elongation factor P codes for MASTADIKNGVVLNIDGQLWSVVEFQHVKPGKGGAFVRTKLKNVMSGKVVDKTFNAGAKIETENVDRRDFTYLYNDGDGFVFMDVADYDQITVGAATVGDAANFLLENQQVQIALNNGNPLYVEMPPSVILEVTYTEPGLQGDRSSAGTKPATVETGYEMQVPLFLETGTKIKVDTRTGEYLGRIS; via the coding sequence ATGGCATCCACTGCAGACATCAAGAACGGCGTCGTCCTGAACATCGACGGTCAGCTCTGGAGCGTCGTGGAGTTCCAGCACGTCAAGCCCGGAAAGGGCGGCGCGTTCGTCCGCACGAAGCTGAAGAACGTCATGAGCGGCAAGGTCGTCGACAAGACCTTCAACGCCGGCGCCAAGATCGAGACCGAGAACGTCGACCGCCGCGACTTCACGTACCTCTACAACGACGGCGACGGCTTCGTCTTCATGGACGTCGCCGACTACGACCAGATCACGGTCGGTGCCGCCACGGTCGGTGACGCCGCCAACTTCCTGCTCGAGAACCAGCAGGTCCAGATCGCGCTCAACAACGGCAACCCCCTGTACGTCGAGATGCCGCCGTCCGTCATCCTCGAGGTGACGTACACCGAGCCCGGCCTGCAGGGCGACCGCTCGTCGGCCGGCACCAAGCCCGCCACCGTCGAGACCGGCTACGAGATGCAGGTTCCCCTGTTCCTCGAGACCGGCACCAAGATCAAGGTCGACACTCGCACCGGCGAGTACCTCGGCCGCATCAGCTGA
- the nusB gene encoding transcription antitermination factor NusB gives MSARTKARKRALDILFQADVRGEELSIMLATEAKRAANEPARESSWLYARDIVDGVIDNRDAIDEQITTFSKDWSLQRMPAVDRALLRMGTWEILYNDEVPTAVAIDEAVELAKEFSTDDSGSFVHGVLARIARSS, from the coding sequence TTGAGCGCCCGTACCAAGGCGCGCAAGCGCGCCCTCGACATCCTCTTCCAGGCCGACGTGCGCGGCGAGGAGCTGTCGATCATGCTGGCCACCGAGGCCAAGCGCGCGGCGAACGAGCCCGCTCGCGAGTCTTCGTGGCTCTATGCCCGCGACATCGTGGACGGCGTGATCGACAACCGCGACGCGATCGACGAGCAGATCACCACCTTCTCGAAGGATTGGTCGCTGCAGCGCATGCCCGCCGTCGACCGTGCGCTGCTGCGCATGGGCACGTGGGAGATCCTCTACAACGACGAGGTGCCCACGGCCGTCGCGATCGACGAGGCCGTCGAGCTCGCCAAGGAATTCTCGACCGACGACTCCGGCTCGTTCGTGCACGGCGTGCTGGCGCGGATCGCGCGATCGTCCTGA
- a CDS encoding DEAD/DEAH box helicase: MTSWRDLVPEGARTAFEPLALGVELRQREAYDPSRWEARAVVPVTPRSLAKRQDDLQLVARPLVRGSRDAWIRADATWDAVRRSSGRFYPAHVRWFAELHALAQALRTAGPFAPSGDTVALDAIDSPLLWPHLAAAEGLGIPLVPMHAQQRVRLAREATARVALDAVGQGALRVSAALELDGRSTDAAHARAIGDSGLFAYAIDVDPVPIVLAAVDLPAPLPSLLGAPPVDVPPSEAAEFVAEVYPRLARRAPLSVGAGVPAPPPARPTLEVAVGYEDDVVTYRLTWAYPGGLRVAYGSDADDGEREVRAEAQIGERFATAWAAATDLPIAASAILRDADAAVFATRVLPTVDVLDEVRVRTTGTAPAFRELRGDPSLRITAVESLNRDWFDLGIVVTIEGRTIPFGMLFSALSRGRTRVKLSDGAWFSLAHPALQRLRELLEEAAALDEWETGPRLSRTHMSLWAEFEDLADQSDAAVEWRGLARALRGVADVPDVPTPAGFCAELRPYQREGLSWLALLHAHRLGGILADDMGLGKTLQLLALVAHTRALGQTRPWLVVAPTSVLPTWRDEAARFAPDLRVALVEATSVRRTRTVAEIAAGVDVVVAPYGVVRTDAEEFGVPHWGGVVLDEAQFVKNPATRIHRAIASLTTDAVFAATGTPIENGLDDLWALLALTASGLFPSIRQFREDYTRAIEQLPADAPTAISAAAASAHREKTLERLRRRVRPFLLRRTKDVVASDLPPKQEQEIAVPLGPAHQELYDRVLQRERQKVLGLLDDLDRQRFIVFRSLTLLRMLALAPGLVDERDAHLGSAKLDVLLERLVEVAAEGHRALVFSQFTSFLDLAAQRLDAEGLSYAHLDGSTTRRGDVIDGFRGGDAPVFLISLKAGGFGLTLTEAEYVFVLDPWWNPAAESQAIDRAHRIGQTKSVFVYRLIAAGTVEEKVRALQHRKAALFDAVIDDGDAFAAALDADDIRGLLGP, translated from the coding sequence GTGACCTCGTGGCGCGACCTCGTCCCCGAGGGCGCGCGGACCGCGTTCGAGCCGCTCGCCCTCGGCGTCGAGCTGCGCCAGCGCGAGGCCTACGACCCGTCGCGCTGGGAGGCGCGAGCGGTGGTGCCCGTCACGCCGCGATCGCTGGCGAAACGGCAGGACGACCTGCAGCTGGTCGCCCGCCCCCTCGTGCGTGGGTCACGAGACGCGTGGATCCGCGCGGATGCCACGTGGGATGCCGTCCGGCGGTCCTCCGGCCGGTTCTACCCCGCACACGTGAGGTGGTTCGCCGAGCTCCACGCCCTGGCGCAGGCCCTGCGCACGGCGGGTCCCTTCGCCCCGTCGGGGGACACCGTGGCGCTCGACGCCATCGACTCGCCGCTGCTGTGGCCGCACCTGGCCGCGGCCGAGGGTCTCGGCATCCCTCTCGTTCCGATGCACGCGCAGCAGCGTGTGCGACTCGCTCGTGAAGCGACGGCGCGTGTGGCCCTCGACGCGGTGGGTCAGGGAGCACTGCGTGTGTCGGCGGCCCTCGAGCTCGACGGGCGGTCGACGGATGCCGCGCACGCCCGCGCCATCGGCGACTCGGGGCTGTTCGCCTATGCGATCGACGTCGACCCGGTGCCGATCGTGCTGGCCGCCGTCGATCTGCCCGCACCGCTGCCGTCGCTGCTCGGGGCTCCGCCGGTCGATGTGCCGCCGTCCGAGGCCGCCGAGTTCGTGGCGGAGGTCTATCCCCGGCTCGCTCGGCGCGCGCCCCTGTCGGTGGGGGCGGGGGTTCCGGCCCCACCGCCGGCACGCCCGACCCTCGAGGTGGCGGTCGGCTACGAGGACGACGTCGTGACCTACCGGCTCACCTGGGCGTATCCCGGCGGTCTCCGTGTCGCCTACGGCTCAGACGCAGACGACGGCGAACGCGAGGTGCGCGCCGAGGCACAGATCGGTGAGCGGTTCGCGACGGCGTGGGCGGCGGCAACCGACCTGCCGATCGCGGCGAGCGCGATCCTGCGTGATGCCGATGCCGCCGTCTTCGCGACGCGCGTGCTGCCCACCGTCGATGTGCTCGACGAGGTGCGGGTGCGCACGACCGGCACCGCCCCGGCGTTCCGCGAGCTGCGGGGCGACCCGTCGCTGCGCATCACCGCGGTGGAGTCCCTCAACCGCGATTGGTTCGACCTGGGGATCGTCGTGACCATCGAGGGGCGCACGATCCCGTTCGGGATGCTGTTCTCGGCCCTGTCGCGCGGGAGGACACGGGTCAAGCTCTCGGACGGCGCGTGGTTCTCTCTCGCGCATCCCGCCCTGCAGCGTCTGCGGGAACTGTTGGAAGAGGCCGCGGCCCTCGACGAGTGGGAGACGGGTCCGCGTCTTTCGCGTACCCATATGTCGCTGTGGGCCGAGTTCGAAGACCTGGCCGACCAGTCCGACGCCGCCGTCGAATGGCGCGGTCTCGCTCGGGCCCTGCGCGGTGTCGCCGACGTACCGGACGTGCCGACGCCCGCCGGATTCTGCGCCGAGCTGCGCCCGTACCAGCGCGAGGGGCTGTCGTGGCTCGCGTTGCTGCACGCGCACCGGCTCGGCGGCATCCTGGCCGATGACATGGGTCTCGGCAAGACGCTGCAGCTGCTCGCCCTGGTCGCGCACACGCGTGCGCTCGGCCAGACCCGCCCCTGGCTCGTGGTCGCCCCCACGTCTGTGCTGCCCACGTGGCGCGACGAAGCCGCGCGTTTCGCCCCCGATCTGCGGGTCGCCCTGGTCGAGGCCACGTCGGTGCGTCGCACGCGGACGGTCGCCGAGATCGCCGCGGGCGTCGACGTCGTGGTCGCCCCCTACGGGGTCGTGCGCACGGATGCCGAGGAGTTCGGCGTGCCGCACTGGGGCGGTGTCGTCCTCGACGAGGCGCAGTTCGTGAAGAATCCGGCGACGCGGATCCATCGCGCGATCGCGTCGCTGACCACGGATGCCGTGTTCGCGGCGACGGGGACCCCGATCGAGAACGGCCTCGACGACCTCTGGGCGCTGCTGGCGCTCACCGCCTCCGGGCTGTTCCCCTCGATCCGGCAGTTCCGCGAGGACTACACGCGCGCGATCGAGCAGCTGCCCGCGGATGCCCCGACCGCGATCTCGGCGGCCGCGGCGAGCGCGCACCGCGAGAAGACACTGGAGCGGCTTCGTCGACGCGTGCGACCGTTCCTCTTGCGCCGAACGAAGGATGTCGTGGCATCCGATCTGCCTCCCAAGCAGGAGCAGGAGATCGCCGTCCCCCTCGGCCCCGCCCATCAGGAGCTCTACGACCGGGTCCTGCAGCGCGAGCGGCAGAAGGTGCTGGGTCTTCTCGACGACCTCGATCGGCAGCGCTTCATCGTGTTCCGGTCCCTGACCCTGCTGCGCATGCTCGCCCTGGCGCCGGGGCTCGTCGACGAACGCGACGCGCACCTCGGGTCGGCGAAACTCGACGTTCTGCTCGAGCGCCTCGTCGAGGTGGCCGCCGAGGGGCACCGCGCGTTGGTGTTCAGCCAGTTCACGTCGTTCCTCGACCTCGCCGCCCAGAGGTTGGATGCCGAGGGCCTGTCGTACGCGCACCTCGACGGCTCCACCACCCGGCGCGGGGACGTGATCGACGGGTTCCGCGGGGGAGACGCCCCGGTGTTCCTCATCAGTCTCAAAGCGGGTGGGTTCGGTCTGACCCTCACCGAGGCCGAGTACGTGTTCGTTCTCGACCCGTGGTGGAACCCCGCCGCGGAGTCGCAGGCCATCGACCGCGCTCACCGCATCGGGCAGACCAAGAGCGTGTTCGTGTACCGCCTCATCGCCGCGGGCACGGTGGAAGAGAAGGTTCGGGCTCTGCAGCATCGGAAGGCTGCGCTGTTCGACGCGGTGATCGACGACGGCGACGCGTTTGCGGCCGCCCTGGACGCCGACGACATCCGGGGACTGCTGGGGCCGTGA
- a CDS encoding Rieske 2Fe-2S domain-containing protein, translating into MKITGLGHAGMFIETRGGSIICDPVIGPSFFGSWFPFPDNRALDWERFGKADFLYISHRHRDHFDPAMLERYVSKDIKVLLPEYPTDDLEQDLIALGYTNLIRTEAGVPLQFGDLKLMVTPLRAPSDGPIGDSSLSLDDGTASILNQNDSHPLDLDKLFDFGKPDAYFTQVSGAIWWPMVYDLPQDAKQNFAQLKRDAQNKRAMYYIDKVDAEHVFPMAGPPMFLREELFRYNGTGLENDSIFTDQREFLAHMKEQRPDQKGYLFLPGTEVEVQGSDVTVTQTLYTDAEIERVFGDKWNYLAEQRDSRQAEVRAEEATRAEVIPPAEMLAAIKEWWEPLLRRARTIRNGVGGMVRFRIGELDMVVDFPKAKVREYAGEECIYWYTIPADLVSTNIRDHEIDWSNSIFLSMQFEVGRSGKFNEFLTTFLKCLSRDRIEYVENWYAEQSDQTEDAEIDGWTVQRRCPHLRADLTKTGKIENGVLTCSLHDWKWDLASGRCLTTTGHPIRSTPSGERAEAERAAAEVAAG; encoded by the coding sequence ATGAAGATCACCGGCCTCGGCCACGCGGGAATGTTCATCGAGACGCGCGGCGGCAGCATCATCTGCGACCCCGTCATCGGCCCGAGCTTCTTCGGCTCGTGGTTCCCCTTCCCCGACAACCGCGCCCTCGACTGGGAGCGTTTCGGCAAGGCGGACTTCCTGTACATCTCTCACCGCCACCGCGATCACTTCGATCCGGCGATGCTGGAACGCTACGTGTCGAAGGACATCAAGGTGCTCCTGCCCGAGTACCCGACCGACGACCTCGAGCAGGACCTCATCGCGCTCGGCTACACGAACCTCATCCGCACCGAGGCCGGCGTGCCCCTGCAGTTCGGCGACCTGAAGCTCATGGTGACGCCGCTGCGCGCCCCCTCCGACGGTCCGATCGGCGACTCGTCGCTGTCGCTCGACGACGGCACCGCGTCGATCCTCAACCAGAACGACTCGCACCCGCTCGACCTCGACAAGCTGTTCGACTTCGGCAAGCCCGACGCGTACTTCACGCAGGTCTCCGGCGCGATCTGGTGGCCCATGGTCTACGACCTGCCCCAGGACGCGAAGCAGAACTTCGCGCAGCTCAAGCGCGACGCGCAGAACAAGCGCGCGATGTACTACATCGACAAGGTGGACGCCGAGCACGTGTTCCCGATGGCCGGTCCGCCGATGTTCCTGCGCGAGGAGCTGTTCCGCTACAACGGCACGGGCCTCGAGAACGACTCGATCTTCACCGACCAGCGGGAGTTCCTCGCGCACATGAAGGAGCAGCGCCCCGACCAGAAGGGCTACCTGTTCCTCCCGGGGACCGAGGTCGAGGTGCAGGGGTCGGACGTCACCGTCACCCAGACGCTGTACACGGATGCCGAGATCGAGCGTGTCTTCGGTGACAAGTGGAACTACCTGGCCGAGCAGCGCGACAGCCGTCAGGCAGAGGTGCGGGCCGAGGAGGCCACTCGCGCGGAGGTCATCCCCCCGGCGGAGATGCTCGCCGCGATCAAGGAGTGGTGGGAGCCGCTGCTGCGTCGTGCCCGCACGATCCGCAACGGTGTCGGCGGCATGGTGCGCTTCCGCATCGGCGAGCTCGACATGGTCGTGGACTTCCCCAAGGCGAAGGTCCGGGAGTACGCGGGCGAAGAGTGCATCTACTGGTACACGATCCCCGCCGACCTCGTGTCGACGAACATCCGGGATCACGAGATCGACTGGTCGAACTCGATCTTCCTGTCGATGCAGTTCGAGGTGGGTCGTTCGGGCAAGTTCAACGAGTTCCTCACGACGTTCCTCAAGTGCCTGTCGCGCGACCGCATCGAGTACGTCGAGAACTGGTACGCCGAGCAGTCGGATCAGACCGAGGATGCCGAGATCGACGGGTGGACCGTTCAGCGCCGCTGTCCGCATCTGCGCGCGGACCTCACCAAGACCGGCAAGATCGAGAACGGCGTGCTGACGTGCTCGCTGCACGACTGGAAGTGGGACCTGGCCAGCGGTCGCTGCTTGACCACGACGGGTCACCCGATCCGCTCCACGCCCAGCGGCGAGCGCGCCGAGGCCGAGCGGGCTGCCGCCGAAGTCGCCGCTGGCTGA
- a CDS encoding VOC family protein translates to MPGFHHVEVWVADPVVARADWGWLLDQLGFKRSAEWTEGESWAAGESYLTLTTSPNLSRPDHDRRAPGVNHLAFRGGSRARVDEIMASCSDHGWRPLYQERYPFAGGPAHYAGWMENSAGFKAEIVADEDETPTLD, encoded by the coding sequence GTGCCGGGGTTCCATCACGTCGAGGTCTGGGTCGCCGACCCGGTCGTGGCGCGCGCGGACTGGGGGTGGTTGCTCGACCAGCTCGGATTCAAGCGCAGCGCCGAGTGGACCGAGGGGGAGTCGTGGGCCGCGGGGGAGTCCTACCTCACCCTCACCACGTCGCCCAATCTGTCCCGTCCCGATCACGACCGTCGCGCCCCGGGTGTGAACCACCTGGCATTCCGCGGGGGTTCTCGAGCGCGCGTCGACGAGATCATGGCGTCCTGCTCGGATCACGGTTGGCGGCCCCTCTACCAAGAGCGCTATCCGTTCGCCGGCGGTCCGGCCCACTACGCCGGATGGATGGAGAACTCCGCCGGCTTCAAAGCAGAGATCGTCGCCGACGAGGACGAGACCCCGACCCTCGACTGA
- the pyrR gene encoding bifunctional pyr operon transcriptional regulator/uracil phosphoribosyltransferase PyrR codes for MNTRTVMHDADIARALTRISHEILESNKGPEGLVLLGIPTRGVTLANRIGPLVSEFGGAPVAVGSLDVTMYRDDLHRNPTRSPRKTEIPAGGIDGKTVVLIDDVLFSGRSIRAALDALQDIGRPAAVRLATLIDRGHRELPIRPDFVGKNLPSARDERVNVRLAEIDGVEEVTIES; via the coding sequence ATGAATACGCGCACCGTCATGCACGATGCCGATATCGCCCGCGCTTTGACGCGCATATCGCACGAGATCCTGGAGTCCAACAAAGGACCGGAGGGACTCGTCCTCCTCGGCATCCCGACCCGCGGCGTCACGCTCGCGAATCGGATCGGCCCTCTCGTCAGCGAGTTCGGCGGTGCTCCCGTCGCGGTCGGCTCCCTCGACGTGACGATGTACCGCGACGATCTGCACCGCAATCCCACGCGGTCCCCGCGGAAGACCGAGATCCCCGCCGGGGGCATCGACGGCAAGACGGTCGTGCTGATCGACGACGTGCTGTTCTCGGGCCGCAGCATCCGTGCCGCCCTCGACGCTCTGCAGGACATCGGCCGCCCCGCCGCCGTGCGCCTTGCGACGCTGATCGACCGCGGTCACCGCGAACTGCCGATCCGCCCCGACTTCGTGGGCAAGAACCTCCCCAGCGCCCGCGACGAGCGTGTCAACGTGCGCCTCGCCGAGATCGACGGCGTCGAGGAGGTGACGATCGAATCATGA
- a CDS encoding aspartate carbamoyltransferase catalytic subunit, producing the protein MRHLLDTQRLGRDDALQILDVAEDMADTQRREVKKLPTLRGKTVVNLFFEDSTRTRISFEAAAKRLSADVINFSAKGSSVSKGESLQDTAQTLQAMGADAVVIRHGASGAPRTLATSGWISAGVVNAGDGTHEHPTQALLDALTIRKRLFGDDSRGRDLSGIRVTIVGDVLHSRVARSNVWLLHTLGAQVTLVAPPTLVPQDVSGWPVEIDYDLDHAIAAGPDALMMLRIQLERMSAAYFPTEREYSRRYGLDARRLQALPDGSIVLHPGPMNRGLEISAEAADSPRSTVLEQVTNGVSVRMAVLYLLLAGERPHTEKEDLR; encoded by the coding sequence ATGAGGCACCTCCTCGACACGCAGCGCCTCGGGCGCGATGACGCCCTGCAGATCCTCGACGTCGCCGAAGACATGGCCGACACCCAGCGCCGCGAGGTCAAGAAGCTTCCGACCCTGCGCGGAAAGACCGTCGTCAACCTCTTCTTCGAGGACTCCACGCGCACGCGCATCTCGTTCGAGGCCGCCGCCAAGCGCCTCTCCGCCGACGTCATCAACTTCTCGGCGAAGGGCTCGAGCGTCAGCAAGGGCGAGTCGCTCCAGGACACCGCGCAGACCCTTCAGGCGATGGGGGCGGATGCCGTGGTCATCCGCCACGGAGCCTCCGGCGCTCCTCGGACCCTCGCGACCTCCGGCTGGATCAGCGCGGGCGTGGTGAACGCCGGCGACGGCACGCACGAGCACCCGACCCAGGCCCTGCTGGACGCGCTCACGATCCGCAAGCGCCTGTTCGGCGACGACAGCCGCGGCCGCGACCTCAGCGGCATCCGGGTGACGATCGTCGGCGACGTGCTGCACTCGCGCGTCGCGCGCTCGAACGTCTGGCTGCTGCACACCCTGGGCGCCCAGGTCACCCTTGTCGCCCCGCCCACGCTCGTGCCGCAGGACGTCAGCGGGTGGCCCGTGGAGATCGACTACGACCTCGATCATGCGATCGCAGCGGGTCCGGACGCCCTCATGATGCTCCGCATCCAGCTCGAGAGAATGAGTGCCGCGTATTTCCCGACTGAACGGGAGTATTCCCGCCGGTACGGTCTCGACGCGCGGCGTTTGCAGGCTCTGCCGGACGGTAGCATTGTCCTGCACCCCGGTCCGATGAACCGGGGTCTGGAGATCTCCGCCGAAGCCGCCGATTCGCCTCGTTCGACGGTGCTCGAGCAGGTCACGAACGGTGTCTCCGTGCGGATGGCCGTTCTCTACCTGCTTCTGGCGGGCGAACGGCCCCACACCGAGAAAGAGGACCTCCGATGA
- a CDS encoding dihydroorotase codes for MSHATPQTLLVRGARIEGHDATDLLVRDGVVAETGSGLSHAGATVVDADGLIALPGLVDLHVHLREPGYEASETILTGSRAAAAGGFTTVFAMPNTSPVADTAGVVEQELALGEAAGYVHVQPIGAVTVGQKGERLAELGAMADSRARVRVFSDDGFCVFDPLIMRRALEYVKAFDGVIAQHAQDPRLTEGAQMNEGAVSAELGLAGWPAVAEESIIARDVLLAEHVGSRLHVCHLSTAGSVDIIRWAKKRGVNVTAEVTPHHLLLTDELVRDYDARFKVNPPLRREEDVLAVREGLADGTIDIVATDHAPHPTEAKACEWAAAANGMVGLESALRVVHQAMVETGLMTWADVARVMSATPARIGRLDGHGTPVAEGQPATFTLYDPRPSRAFGLDDLAGRSTNSPYLGRELPGEVRWTVRAGIPTVADGAVLDAPGALS; via the coding sequence ATGAGCCACGCCACCCCCCAGACGCTTCTGGTGCGCGGCGCGCGCATCGAGGGCCACGATGCCACCGATCTCCTCGTGCGCGACGGGGTCGTCGCCGAGACCGGTTCCGGTCTGTCGCACGCGGGCGCCACGGTCGTCGACGCCGATGGGCTCATCGCCCTGCCCGGTCTGGTCGATCTGCACGTGCACCTTCGCGAACCGGGGTACGAGGCGTCCGAGACGATCCTGACCGGCTCCCGGGCGGCCGCCGCCGGTGGCTTCACCACCGTCTTCGCCATGCCCAACACCTCGCCCGTGGCCGACACCGCGGGCGTGGTCGAGCAGGAGCTCGCCCTCGGCGAGGCCGCCGGCTATGTGCACGTGCAGCCGATCGGCGCCGTGACGGTGGGACAGAAGGGCGAACGTCTCGCCGAGCTCGGCGCGATGGCCGATTCGCGCGCTCGCGTCCGCGTCTTCAGCGACGACGGGTTCTGCGTCTTCGACCCGCTCATCATGCGTCGCGCGCTGGAGTACGTGAAGGCGTTCGACGGCGTCATCGCCCAGCACGCCCAGGACCCCCGCCTGACCGAGGGCGCCCAGATGAACGAGGGCGCCGTCTCGGCCGAGCTCGGTCTCGCCGGCTGGCCCGCGGTCGCCGAGGAATCGATCATCGCCCGCGACGTCCTGCTGGCCGAGCACGTGGGCTCGCGCCTGCACGTGTGCCACCTCAGCACCGCGGGTTCGGTCGACATTATTCGCTGGGCCAAGAAGCGGGGCGTCAACGTCACCGCCGAGGTCACCCCGCATCACCTGCTGCTGACCGACGAGCTCGTGCGCGACTACGACGCCCGCTTCAAGGTCAACCCGCCGCTGCGCCGCGAAGAGGACGTCCTCGCGGTGCGCGAGGGCCTGGCCGACGGCACGATCGACATCGTGGCCACCGACCACGCTCCGCACCCCACCGAGGCGAAGGCCTGCGAGTGGGCGGCGGCGGCCAACGGCATGGTCGGGCTCGAGAGCGCCCTGCGGGTCGTCCATCAGGCGATGGTCGAGACGGGCCTGATGACCTGGGCCGACGTCGCCCGGGTGATGTCGGCGACCCCGGCGCGCATCGGTCGCCTCGACGGCCACGGCACGCCCGTGGCCGAGGGACAGCCCGCCACCTTCACGCTCTACGACCCGCGCCCCTCGCGTGCGTTCGGACTCGACGATCTCGCGGGACGCAGCACGAATTCGCCCTACCTCGGCCGGGAGCTGCCCGGAGAGGTGCGCTGGACCGTGCGTGCCGGCATCCCGACCGTCGCCGACGGTGCCGTGCTCGACGCCCCCGGAGCGCTCTCGTGA
- the carA gene encoding glutamine-hydrolyzing carbamoyl-phosphate synthase small subunit, with protein sequence MTALISSSRLTRDPAVLVLEDGTRYTGRAYGARGETLGEVVFATGMTGYQETITDPSYAGQIVLQTAPHIGNTGVNEEDPESRRIWVAGYVVRDPSRMVSNWRADRSLDDALVEDGIVGISGIDTRAVTRRIRSSGSMRGGVFSGEAANLAPDEQLRRVLEAPGMAGRNLSAEVSVTEVEVTPATAERIGNLAVLDLGVKQSTIVNLAARGFDVHVFPQSATIDDIRAIEPVAAFYSNGPGDPAASDQHVELLRAVLGDGLPFFGICFGNQLLGRALGFGTYKLPFGHRGINQPVLDKTTGRVEITSQNHGFAVDAPLDQVVDSPNGFGRVEVSHIGLNDNVVEGLRALDIPAFSVQYHPEAASGPHDANYLFDRFREMVLATMETKKNA encoded by the coding sequence ATGACCGCCCTGATCAGTTCCTCGCGCCTCACGCGAGACCCCGCCGTCCTCGTGCTCGAAGACGGCACCCGCTACACCGGCCGTGCCTACGGCGCACGCGGCGAGACCCTCGGCGAGGTCGTCTTCGCCACCGGCATGACCGGCTATCAAGAGACCATCACCGACCCCTCGTACGCGGGTCAGATCGTCCTGCAGACCGCGCCCCACATCGGCAACACCGGCGTGAACGAGGAAGACCCCGAGTCGCGTCGCATCTGGGTCGCCGGCTACGTCGTGCGCGACCCCTCGCGCATGGTGTCGAACTGGCGCGCCGACCGTTCGCTCGACGACGCCCTCGTCGAGGACGGGATCGTCGGCATCTCGGGCATCGACACCCGCGCGGTCACCCGCCGCATCCGCTCGTCGGGCAGCATGCGCGGCGGCGTCTTCTCGGGCGAGGCGGCGAACCTCGCTCCCGACGAGCAGCTGCGCCGCGTGCTCGAGGCCCCGGGCATGGCGGGCCGCAACCTGTCGGCCGAGGTCTCGGTCACCGAGGTCGAGGTCACGCCCGCCACGGCGGAGCGGATCGGCAACCTCGCCGTCCTCGACCTGGGCGTCAAGCAGTCCACGATCGTGAACCTCGCGGCCCGCGGCTTCGACGTGCACGTCTTCCCGCAGTCCGCCACGATCGACGACATCCGCGCGATCGAGCCGGTCGCGGCCTTCTACTCGAACGGTCCCGGCGACCCCGCGGCATCCGACCAGCACGTCGAGCTGCTCCGCGCCGTCCTCGGCGACGGCCTGCCGTTCTTCGGCATCTGCTTCGGCAATCAGCTGCTGGGGCGCGCCCTCGGCTTCGGCACGTACAAGCTGCCGTTCGGACACCGCGGCATCAACCAGCCGGTGCTCGACAAGACCACCGGCCGCGTCGAGATCACCTCCCAGAACCACGGATTCGCCGTCGACGCCCCGCTCGATCAGGTCGTCGACAGCCCGAACGGCTTCGGCCGCGTCGAGGTGAGCCACATCGGCCTCAACGACAACGTCGTCGAGGGGCTACGCGCCCTCGACATCCCCGCGTTCAGCGTCCAGTACCACCCCGAGGCGGCCTCGGGCCCGCACGACGCCAACTACCTGTTCGACCGCTTCCGCGAGATGGTTCTCGCGACGATGGAGACCAAGAAGAATGCCTAA